The Kribbella sp. NBC_00662 nucleotide sequence CCCGGTTCTTCACGACCTTCCCCTCGGGGACGCGCTGGAAGAACAGCCGCGGACCCACACCGGTCGGATCGACACAGGCGAACGCCGCACCCTGGCTCTCGGCCGGAAGCGAGCGATCGAACTCGGTCCAGCTCTCGAAACCCTTCGGCGGCGGAGGTACGACGTACCCGAGCACCTCGCACCAGAAGCGAGCGACGCGCTCCGGATCGGCGCAATCGAAGGTGACCTGGAACTGCTTCACGGACGACATCCGCACAGCATAGACACCGGGAGGTGCGCATCGAAGTGTCTACGGTTCGTAGCCATGAGGATAGGAACACTGGGCAACGGACTGATGGCCGAAGCGCTCGCCGGGCAGTGGGTCAAGGCCGGCCACGAGGTGATGATCGGCGGCCGCGATCGCGAGCGGGCCGCGGAGGTGGCCGAGCGGATCGTCGCCGCGGCTGGGTCGTCGGGCGAGGCGGGGTCGTCGGGTGAGGCTAGGTCGCTGGCCGACGCGGGATCGCGGGTGGAGGCGGGGTCGCTGGCCGACGCGGGGTTGCGGGTGGGGGCGGGGTCGCTGGTGGAGGCGGCGGCGTACGGGGAGGTGGTGTTGCTTGCGGTGCCGGCTGAAGTTGCGGTGGAGGTGGCGGGCTTGGTGCCGGCGGGACGGACAGTGATCGATTGCACGAATGCCTTGGACCACAGGGATTTCACCCTCGCGCACCCGGAGACGGCCGAGGCGATCGCGCAGGCGGTGCCGGGGGTGCAGGTGGTGAAGGCGTTCAACCTGGCGGCGGATGCGGTCTGGCGCAACCCACCGGCCGGGCTCGGGGTGCCGATCTGTGGCGATGGTGGGGTGAACGTCGTTGCGGATCTGGTGCGGGACCTGGGATGCGTGCCGGTCGCCGCCGGCGGCCTGGTGCGCGCGAAGTTGCTGGAGGCAACTGCTGCGCTGGCGATCGGGATCTGGGTCGGCGGCGGAAACGTGCGCGGGATGTTCCCGCCGCTAGCCGACGCGTTCGGGACGGTTCTGCCGGGCGAGTCGTAGGCTCCAGAGCGGGAAGAGCAGGTACGTCCCGGCCCAGCTGAAGCCGGCTACGAAGGTCCACCACGGGGCGGTGTCCAGGTCGTCGATGCCCAGGAAGATCCCCGGTACGCCGATGAGCCCGAACAGCATCAGCACACCCGCAACCATCCCCGCCCGCCCTACCTGCCGGACGCTTCCGACCAACCAGGCCCCGATGAGCGCGAACCCCGCGCTCGACCACAGACCGGCGAGGTAATACCCGGTGACGCCGGTCACGACGAGCACCGTCCCGACGACCGTCAGCACCGCACCAACAGCAGCCACACCGACAAGCACCCGAGACGTCGGCAGGAGCCAGGCGAGGATGAGGCTGAGGAGGCCCAGGGCCGCGTTGCCGATGTCGTTGATGGTGCCGAAGGGCTCGCCGGCGGCGTAGAAGATGAGCAGGCAGGCGCAGGTGGTGAAGCCCACGATGCTGTGGGCTGTCGCCACTGCTTTAGTGCTCACCCTTGGATGATCGCGCAAACAGCAGGTTCAGGTCAGCCTGTGGGATCTGGTCGGCGGCGAAGCCGATCGTGCCCTTCGTCGCCAGCTCCTCCGCGCTCCGCCGGACGAACCCGAGCGCGGCCCGGGCCATGCTGCCGCCCAGACTGATCCGGGTCACGCCGGCGGCCTGCAGGTCGGCGACGGTCAGCGTCGACGTACCCAGCCCCATCACCACGTTGAGCGGCCCGTCGATCTCCTGCACCAGCAGGCGGATCGCGTCCAGGTCGTTCACGCCGGGCACGTACAGGCAGTCGGCGCCGGCCGCGCGGAACCGGTTGGCGCGATCGATCGAGTCGGCCAGCGACGTCGGCGTACGCAGCAACTGCCCGTCGGTCCGCGCCGTCAGGACGAACTCGGACCCGGCCGCCTCCCGCGCCGCGACGATCCGCTCGACCGCGAGCTCGACGTCGTACAGCTCCCGCCCGTCGAAGTCCTCGATGTTCCCGCCCGCCAGCCCGGTCTCGCGAGCCAGCGTGATCGTGTCCGCGACCCGCGCCGGCTCAGCGCCGTACCCGTCCTCGAGATCGCCGTTCACCGGTACGTCGCTCGCCGCCGCGATCTCCCGCACCCGCTCGAACATCGCCTCCCGCGACACCGCCGGCGCCCCGTCGGGCAACGTGTGATCGCCCTTCGCCATCGAGAACGCGATCCCCGCACTCGTCGTGGCGATCGCCGGAAACCCGGCCGCCGCAAGGATCACCGCACTCCCGGCATCCCAGGCGTTCGGCATCACAAAACGATCTGCATGCAACTCGCGGAAGGTCATACCGTGAGTCTGTCACCCGCACCGTTCGGCAGCCGCCGAACTACGACACCTTCGAGGCCGCCGCCTCGTCGAGGAGCCACAGGGTGCGGTTCTGGCCCTTCGGGTGGGCGGCGGGTACGTTGCCCTCGGCCAGAGCGGTCGCGACGGCGTCGGCCTTGTCCTCGCCGGACACCACGAACCAGACCTCGCGGGTCCGGTCGAGGAGCGGGAAGGTGAGGGACACCCGGGTCGGCGGCGGCTTGGGCGAGTCGTGCACAGCGACCGCCGCGACATCGATGACCTCGAGCTGCGGATACCCCGGGAACAGTGACGCCACATGCCCGTCGGGACCAACCCCGAGCATCAGTACGTCGAACGTCGGCGAACCCGCCGCCTCCAGCTCGGCCGCGTACGCCGCTGCCGCTGCCTCGGCGCCCTGGCCGGTGTCGGCGGGCATGGGATGCACCCGCGCCGGGTCGACGTCCAGGGCGGAGAGCAGTGCCTCTCGAGCCTGCGTCTCGTTGCGCTCCGGGTCGCCGTCCGGCAGGAACCGCTCGTCGCCCCACCAGAACTCGACCCGCTGCCAGTCGACCTCCACGCGGGCCGGCGACTCCGCGACCGTCCGGTACACGACCGAGGCAACCCTGCCGCCGGTGAGCACGACGTGTGCGATCCCGCCGGTGCTCTGGGCGTCGGCGATCGTCGTGATGAGCCTGCCGGCCACCGAGAACGCCAGGTCGTCGGCATCGGGATGAATCAGCAACTCCGGATCCACAGTCATCGCTTCGCCGCCGTCCTCTTCGCTGCCGTCTTCTTCACCGCTGCCGTCTTCTTCGACGCAGTCTTCTTCGCGGGCGTCTTCGCCGCCGTCTTCTTCGCCGCAGCCGACTTCTTGTCAGCGGGCTTCTGCGCAGCCACGACCTTCTTGCCGGCCGCGGTCGCACTCGCCGCGGTCGACTTCCGCGCCGTCGCGTCGACCTTCTTCTCCGACGCCGGCAGCTGGTCCCGGTCGACCTTGCAGGCCAGCGTCTTCGCGTACACGTCATCCGGGTCGAGCCGCCGCAGCTCCTCGCTCAGCAGCTCCGACGTCGTACGCCGCTTCAGCGCCACCGGGCGATCCGGCTGACCCGGCACGCTGAACGTCGCCACCGCGCCGTCCGGCCGCGTCAACGCGATCGGCCCGGACGGCGTGAACAGCCGTACGGCGGTCACGCCCGGCCCACGCGAATTCCGCTGCTCCACCGGCACCTTCAGCCGCGACTGCAACCACGCGGCCATCAGATCCGCGCTCGGGTTCCCCTTGGCGGCCGCGACCTCGGCCCCGGTCACCTTCGTCGGGTACTGATCGAGAGCAGCGGCCATCAGCGCGCGCCACGGCGTCAGCCGCGTCCACGCGAAGTCCGTGTCGCCCGGCTTGTAGCCCTCGGCCCGCGCACTGAAGTCCACCGAGGCCCTCCGCGTCGCAGCAGCGTCCGTCACGCGACGCCGACCGAGGCGGCCCAGCGGGTCGTCGGCGGGAACCTTCGGCCCGCCGCCCGGCCACCAGACGATGACGGGGGAGTCGGGCAGCAGCAGCGGCGTGATGACGGACTCAGGCACCTTCGCGAGCTCACCGTGCAGCCGCAGCAGCACGGCCTCACCGGGGATGCCCTCGCCGACCCGCACCTCGGCGTCCAGTCCGGGCGCGCCCCGGCCGGGCCGCAGGATCGCGACCAGGACCCGGGACGGGTGTTCGCGACCGGCCTCGTTCGCGGCCTTCATCGCGTCGTGGTGGGACGCCTCGTCGACGACGACCACGATCGTGCCGACCATGCCCATGGCCGGCGATCCCGCGTGCCGGCGGGCCTT carries:
- a CDS encoding VOC family protein; amino-acid sequence: MSSVKQFQVTFDCADPERVARFWCEVLGYVVPPPPKGFESWTEFDRSLPAESQGAAFACVDPTGVGPRLFFQRVPEGKVVKNRVHLDVRVGTGLVREERLAVLEAECVRLEALGAVRGQLLRYDGVNESCQNMQDVEGNEFCLD
- a CDS encoding NADPH-dependent F420 reductase; this translates as MRIGTLGNGLMAEALAGQWVKAGHEVMIGGRDRERAAEVAERIVAAAGSSGEAGSSGEARSLADAGSRVEAGSLADAGLRVGAGSLVEAAAYGEVVLLAVPAEVAVEVAGLVPAGRTVIDCTNALDHRDFTLAHPETAEAIAQAVPGVQVVKAFNLAADAVWRNPPAGLGVPICGDGGVNVVADLVRDLGCVPVAAGGLVRAKLLEATAALAIGIWVGGGNVRGMFPPLADAFGTVLPGES
- a CDS encoding isocitrate lyase/phosphoenolpyruvate mutase family protein, with protein sequence MTFRELHADRFVMPNAWDAGSAVILAAAGFPAIATTSAGIAFSMAKGDHTLPDGAPAVSREAMFERVREIAAASDVPVNGDLEDGYGAEPARVADTITLARETGLAGGNIEDFDGRELYDVELAVERIVAAREAAGSEFVLTARTDGQLLRTPTSLADSIDRANRFRAAGADCLYVPGVNDLDAIRLLVQEIDGPLNVVMGLGTSTLTVADLQAAGVTRISLGGSMARAALGFVRRSAEELATKGTIGFAADQIPQADLNLLFARSSKGEH
- the pgl gene encoding 6-phosphogluconolactonase — encoded protein: MTVDPELLIHPDADDLAFSVAGRLITTIADAQSTGGIAHVVLTGGRVASVVYRTVAESPARVEVDWQRVEFWWGDERFLPDGDPERNETQAREALLSALDVDPARVHPMPADTGQGAEAAAAAYAAELEAAGSPTFDVLMLGVGPDGHVASLFPGYPQLEVIDVAAVAVHDSPKPPPTRVSLTFPLLDRTREVWFVVSGEDKADAVATALAEGNVPAAHPKGQNRTLWLLDEAAASKVS
- a CDS encoding glucose-6-phosphate dehydrogenase assembly protein OpcA, whose translation is MIIDLTDTTSSEIASALLKARRHAGSPAMGMVGTIVVVVDEASHHDAMKAANEAGREHPSRVLVAILRPGRGAPGLDAEVRVGEGIPGEAVLLRLHGELAKVPESVITPLLLPDSPVIVWWPGGGPKVPADDPLGRLGRRRVTDAAATRRASVDFSARAEGYKPGDTDFAWTRLTPWRALMAAALDQYPTKVTGAEVAAAKGNPSADLMAAWLQSRLKVPVEQRNSRGPGVTAVRLFTPSGPIALTRPDGAVATFSVPGQPDRPVALKRRTTSELLSEELRRLDPDDVYAKTLACKVDRDQLPASEKKVDATARKSTAASATAAGKKVVAAQKPADKKSAAAKKTAAKTPAKKTASKKTAAVKKTAAKRTAAKR